The stretch of DNA TCGATCAGTTCACTGCTATTCTTCATAAACTGCTCAAGCTGAGCTTCATCTCCTTGAAAAGAAACTCTCGCCTGCTCGGGTAATGTTACCTCATGCAAAATCAGATTGACACCGTCAGCCTTCAGCTGACCGCTTAGCAGCTTCGCCTGTTCCCGATCGGTCGAAATCCCCGCATAAACACGCCTGGAATCTGTACGATCCGGAGCTGCTGCAATACCGGCCGCCTGAAGCTCCTTCTGAGCCTGCTCTACTCCTTGCGGATTGCTGAACACCCCATACTGTAAAAAATAATACGTTTGCTGGGGAAGCTGGACGGTTACTGAAGCTTCCTCGCTGATCCCGCCAAGCACAGGAACAGCCGCCTCCTTGTCTGCGGTTTGAGCAGACATGAAGCCCGGAAGAGGCAGCCCCACGTCTTGATTGAACAGGGAGAGGACAACGTATCCAAATAGGCACCCAGTGATGACTGCTCCCATAATCGAACCGGCAAGCTTCCAGCCGGAACCGCGGGTCGGAGGCTTGTAACGAAAGCCTTCATCCACTTTGCTCTCGAGCTCAGGATAAGTACCCAACTCCCAATCTCCAGAAGGAAGAGGCTCCTTGACAGACATACCCGCTGGCATTACGGCAATCCCCAGCCCTGCATGATTCTGAAAAGGGTCGCTCCAGTCCTCGTAGGGCAGCTGGACAGGGGATTCTTGTCTTGGTGTAACGCGGATTATGTCATGCTCTACCTCCGAATCGTCCCCCCCGTCAACCGGAAGGGCTATTACAGCATCCGAATGGAAAGGAGGCTTTTCCTCATCAACAGAACGGCGCACTGGCTCAGCCGTGTCGAACCGGAAGGTCATCTTGGCTTTATTCACGAACACACTCTCCTTGTCCCTTTATATTCTTTTAATAGCGTATGAAGGGATTGTCCGAGATATGCCCGTAAGACCGTATGAAGTTGAGCTAGCCTTCAGGTGAGATCATTAAAAGATCACGAATGTCCTGCTCCGACCATACTGCAAGCTCTGATTCTTCCGCATCTATCACTTCATGAATCAGATTTCTCTTCCTTTGCTGGAGCTCAAGCATCTTGTCCTCAATCGTTCCTTGGGCAATCAGCCGAATAATCTGAACTGTCCGTTTCTGGCCAAGCCTGTGCGCGCGTCCGGCCGCCTGCTCTTCCACCGCAGGATTCCACCATAGATCATACAGAACCACAGTGTCAGCTCCCGTTAAGTTAAGTCCTGTACCTCCTGCTTTCAATGAAATGAGGAAGATATCGTTCTCCCCATCGTTAAAGCGGCTGCATAGTTCTACTCGTTCCCGGGAGGGTGTCTGACCATCAAGATAGAAGGTCGGGATATTCCTTTGCGTCAGTTCTCCGCGGATCATTTGCAGCATTCCCGTGAATTGAGAGAAAATCAGCAGTCTTTTCCCGCTGGCCAGACACTCCTCTACAATCTCGCTCAATTGTTCCAGCTTGCCTGAGCTGCCTTGATAAGAGGCCTCGAACAGTGATGGGTGACAGCAAATTTGCCGCAGGCGCGTAATGCCAGCTAAAATCTTCATTCGGCTCTTCTGGAAGCCCTCGCTTTCCAGATCCTTGAGTGTCTGCTTTTTGAAGCTGCTCAAATAAGCCGCATACAGCTTCTTCTGCTCTGAAGTCAGCTCGGACTGACAAACCGTCTCGATTTTCTCCGGAAGTTCCCTGAGTACTTGGGATTTGAGCCGCCGCAAAATAAATGGGCGGACGAGTCTCGCAAGTGTATCTCTCGGCATATCCTTGAACGCCTGTCTGCCGGTAAACAAGCCTGGAAAAATCACATCAAAAATAGACCACAGCTCATCAAGCGAGTTCTCAATGGGCGTACCTGTTAATGCAAAGCGTCTGCCGGCTTGGATTCTCTTTACCGACATCGCCGTCTGTGTTGTATGATTTTTAAAAGCCTGAGCCTCATCAAGAATCATGGTGCTAAATTTCATGTTATCGTAAATATCGCTGTCTCTTCGCAAGGCAGGATATGAGGTAATGATAACATCCGCCTCGGCTGCCGCTTGATGGGTACGCTCCTGCTTACTGCCTGCTGCAACTCTGACCTGCAGCTCGGGAGCAAACTTCTTAAATTCGTTCTCCCAGTTATAAACCAGTGATGCCGGAGCCACAATCAGCACAGGTAATCTCCCGTCACCTGAAATCTCCTCGGTTTCCTCCCATTCAGAGACGATATAAGCGATGCTTTGCAAGGTCTTCCCAAGTCCCATATCATCTGCCAGAATACCGCCAAACCTGTACCGGGCCAATGTCTTAAGCCAGCGAAATCCCCGCTTCTGATAATCGCGAAGCACAGACGCTAGCCGCGCAGGCACTTCTGCCTCGGTCATATCGGGGTCGCGAACCTGCTCCAGGAAGCGGCGCAGCGACCTGCCAAGCCGAGGACCTCCATCACCAGATTCGGTCAGGAGCAACGAGCGTACAAGCGGAAGCGTAATGCGACCATGGCCAATATCGTTCTTGCTCACTCCAAGATCCTCCGCCATCCCGGCAAAGGTCTGAAATACTTTCCCCTCCAGGGAATAGAAGGCCCCGCTCTTCAAGCGATAGTATTTTCTACGCTCCAAGACTGAAAGCAGAATTTTCCGAATTTCGGCCTCTCCAATGCCATCCATAGAGAAGGTGATCTCAAGCCAGTTCAGTGAAGCATCAGCATCGGCCAATGTCTCGAAGCCCCCCGAATCCGGGTATACCCAATCCCTTACCGCAGTCGTAGCAAAGACCTCCGCCTTTCCCTCTAGCTGTGGCAAAAGATGAAATAACACATTGTAAATTTGCTCTTCCTGGTCCGTTACCCAAGCTGTCCCTCGAATCGGCAGCTTCAGCTCCTCAATGACGTTCAATACGTACTTCTCTCTGTCCATCTCGCGGATTAAGATTGAGGAATCTTGATTCTCCAGCTGCCGCTCTTGTGCCTCCAATGGAAGAATGATGATTCCGTCATAATGAAATTCCAACTTTAAGATCAATTCTTCATCCAGCCGATCCAGAAACAATTTGGCCGCAAGCTTAGGGCTAAGAATGCGGCTTTGTATTTCGGGGTCAAGACGCACCTGACCCAGAGCTCTAAGCTTGGGCAGCGCTTGCCTAATGAATTCATCCAGCTGTTGTGCGGCCATACTGAGCCTGCCGTCTAAGCCCCCGCGGTAGATCGTATCCTTTATTTCCGACAGCAGCTCTAATTGGCTCTGCTCCATCCTGAAGACGGTTCCCCTGGATATAGCACAACCATACTTGGGCATCAGAATCGTCTCTTCCAGTCCTTGAATCTGCAGGTAAAAATATGCATCCTGCCGCCCTAATTCATAAGAAACAGGCGGCGTTCCCTCGTATAAGGCAAGGCTTGCCGTAAAACCGCCCGGCTGTTCAATGGTTGCTCCAGCTGCAATTAAAGCAGGAAGCAGCTCGCCCCATGCCAGCGGAGGAATCGTCAGATATTTTTGCAGCCCCGAGCTACGCGAACCGGTCCTTAAGTTTCCGTCAGCCGCATAAATCTGCTCACTGGATAACACGCGGCATAACTGCTCTAGAACCTTCCTATCCTCAGGACCAAAGGTGTGCAGAGCAGGGTCATATTGAAACCGGGAGGAGAAAGGCAGGGCTCTCCCCTTCTCAGCATGCTCAAGAAATAGACGGATGTCTTGAACAACATAAGTCCGCTTGAGTCCTACCTTCACGGATACTGTGATTTTAGGGTTTGCATCGGAGTACAGCCCTTCCTCGACCGTACAAATCCATTCCACTTGCAACTTTTCTTGCCCGGTTTGCACATATACCCTCTCCCTTAAGGGCGGGCCTCCTGAACGCTTCGCTCCTTCAAATAGCCGGATCAATTCGTTCGCGGTACGTTCCTCCCTAGCGGAAAGCGGGTTCCCTTGATAGTGGGAATGACTTTCTGAAATGGAAAAGGTGCCTCTGACTCCTGAAATGCTAGGCTCCGGCTTCTCGTGAATCGCGATTAAAACTGCTGCGATATGCTCACAATACTGAAACTGCGCATGGTAAGCCGGACATTCGCATACAGCTTCCGGATGTCCTCCCTGATCAAGCTTCACTGTGACCCGGTAGCTTCTGCTTCCCTGAACAACCGCCTCATAATGGTTCGACATGTTCATGCTTAGATCCATGACCCGTCCTTGTCTGAAGTATTCCTTCCCAACTTTGAACGATTCCGTACCGCAAAGCGCCTCCACCGTCCATAATGAATATAATTCCATGACTTCTGTCCCTTCGCCCTCGGCTTTACTTATCCCATTATCTTATCATAAGTACATAGGGTTTAATCGCAGATAAAAAAGCAAAAGAGAACCGCTATAGCCGCGGCTCTCTCTATGATAAATCTTATTTCTTTTGGACTAACGAATTCGTTTGGCCAGCGTATCGCCAACCTTCCAAATATCTCCCGCCCCCATGGTCAGAACCATATCGCCTGGCTTCAGGCGATTCTCAAGATCTTCGATCACTTCTTGCTTAGTTGGAATATACCTAGCAGCCGGATTGCTATTCTCTTTAATCAACTCAACCAGCTTGGAAGAATGAATTCCCTCAATTTGCTTCTCTCCTGCCGGAGAATAAATATCCGTAATAATAACTTCGTCTGCATCCCCGAAGGCGCGGCTGAACGCGTCCAGCAAGAAAAAGGTTCGTGTATAGCGCTGAGGCTGGAATACAGCGATAATCCTTTTCCCTGTTGCCTTAGCCGCTACAATCGTCGCCTGAATCTCAGTAGGATGATGTGCATAATCATCAATAATCAGGATGTCCCGTGCTTCTCCAAGCACCTGGAATCTTCTCTTGGCACCATGGAATTGAGAAATAGCCCCAGCAATTTGCTCAAATGGAATTTCAGCTTCCAAACACACAATTACAGTCGCCATTGCATTATATACATTGTGCATTCCCGGTACGGAGAGCTCGATCGTTCCAAGGGATTTTCCAGCATGATTCATGGTAAAGGAGACCCGACGATCTCCAAGCACAATATTGCTGGCGGTATAATCACAGGCTTGCTCGATTCCATAGGTAACCACATTCCGGTTCACCTTAGGCAGCAGCTCACGCACTATAGCGTCATCCCCGCAAACCACGGCCTTTCCATCTGGCTTTACCTGATTCAGGAATTGTACATAAGCTTCCTTCAGACGCTCGAAATTTCCGTCGTAATTCTCCAGATGGTCAGCCTCAATGTTCGTCACGACCGCTAAGGCCGGATGATATTGCAAGAATGAGCCATCACTCTCATCCGCCTCAGCAACGACATACTTGCCTTGTCCCGCTTTGGCATTGGTTCCGATATTCATAATCTCGCCACCAATGATATAGGTCGGATCCGTTCCGGTCTCTTCCATAACAAGAGCAATCATCGAGGAGGTTGTGGTCTTACCGTGTGCTCCTGCTACAGCGACGCCGCTTCGCTCGTTCAGAAGTCTTGCAAGCATTTGAGAGCGGTGCAGCACAGGAATGCCCTGCGCCTGCGCTTCAACCCGCTCCACATTATCTTTAGGCAGTGCAGTAGAGTAGACAACCAGGTCTGCTCCATGCACTTGCTCTGCGGTATGTCCAATATATATCTTGGCGCCCTTGGCCGCCAGCTTCTCTGTTAATTCCTGCGAGGCTACATCCGAACCCGTTACAGTATAGCCCATCTCCAACATCACCCGGGCAATCGCGCTCATTCCATAACCGCCGATCCCGATGAAATGTACGTGTTCTAATGTTGTATTTGCCAATGTGTTCACCAGCCTTTTTCAGAATCGGTTTGATGTAATAGAGCAGCGCGCACGTCGGATATTAAATAGAGCGTGCCCGACACCACTCCAAGGTCTTCTTGTGTAGTCCGTAACCGAAGAAGCTCCAAAGCT from Paenibacillus sp. CAA11 encodes:
- a CDS encoding SPOR domain-containing protein, translated to MNKAKMTFRFDTAEPVRRSVDEEKPPFHSDAVIALPVDGGDDSEVEHDIIRVTPRQESPVQLPYEDWSDPFQNHAGLGIAVMPAGMSVKEPLPSGDWELGTYPELESKVDEGFRYKPPTRGSGWKLAGSIMGAVITGCLFGYVVLSLFNQDVGLPLPGFMSAQTADKEAAVPVLGGISEEASVTVQLPQQTYYFLQYGVFSNPQGVEQAQKELQAAGIAAAPDRTDSRRVYAGISTDREQAKLLSGQLKADGVNLILHEVTLPEQARVSFQGDEAQLEQFMKNSSELIDQLSAISSSLLMRNSPEAPSPELLQKIAASHERFTEEAAEIRGKFGASAAVLAEALEQEMNSSMEALEQFKRNGSKAHLWEIQESVMRFVLAEQQLFLEI
- a CDS encoding DEAD/DEAH box helicase; the protein is MELYSLWTVEALCGTESFKVGKEYFRQGRVMDLSMNMSNHYEAVVQGSRSYRVTVKLDQGGHPEAVCECPAYHAQFQYCEHIAAVLIAIHEKPEPSISGVRGTFSISESHSHYQGNPLSAREERTANELIRLFEGAKRSGGPPLRERVYVQTGQEKLQVEWICTVEEGLYSDANPKITVSVKVGLKRTYVVQDIRLFLEHAEKGRALPFSSRFQYDPALHTFGPEDRKVLEQLCRVLSSEQIYAADGNLRTGSRSSGLQKYLTIPPLAWGELLPALIAAGATIEQPGGFTASLALYEGTPPVSYELGRQDAYFYLQIQGLEETILMPKYGCAISRGTVFRMEQSQLELLSEIKDTIYRGGLDGRLSMAAQQLDEFIRQALPKLRALGQVRLDPEIQSRILSPKLAAKLFLDRLDEELILKLEFHYDGIIILPLEAQERQLENQDSSILIREMDREKYVLNVIEELKLPIRGTAWVTDQEEQIYNVLFHLLPQLEGKAEVFATTAVRDWVYPDSGGFETLADADASLNWLEITFSMDGIGEAEIRKILLSVLERRKYYRLKSGAFYSLEGKVFQTFAGMAEDLGVSKNDIGHGRITLPLVRSLLLTESGDGGPRLGRSLRRFLEQVRDPDMTEAEVPARLASVLRDYQKRGFRWLKTLARYRFGGILADDMGLGKTLQSIAYIVSEWEETEEISGDGRLPVLIVAPASLVYNWENEFKKFAPELQVRVAAGSKQERTHQAAAEADVIITSYPALRRDSDIYDNMKFSTMILDEAQAFKNHTTQTAMSVKRIQAGRRFALTGTPIENSLDELWSIFDVIFPGLFTGRQAFKDMPRDTLARLVRPFILRRLKSQVLRELPEKIETVCQSELTSEQKKLYAAYLSSFKKQTLKDLESEGFQKSRMKILAGITRLRQICCHPSLFEASYQGSSGKLEQLSEIVEECLASGKRLLIFSQFTGMLQMIRGELTQRNIPTFYLDGQTPSRERVELCSRFNDGENDIFLISLKAGGTGLNLTGADTVVLYDLWWNPAVEEQAAGRAHRLGQKRTVQIIRLIAQGTIEDKMLELQQRKRNLIHEVIDAEESELAVWSEQDIRDLLMISPEG
- the murC gene encoding UDP-N-acetylmuramate--L-alanine ligase translates to MSAIARVMLEMGYTVTGSDVASQELTEKLAAKGAKIYIGHTAEQVHGADLVVYSTALPKDNVERVEAQAQGIPVLHRSQMLARLLNERSGVAVAGAHGKTTTSSMIALVMEETGTDPTYIIGGEIMNIGTNAKAGQGKYVVAEADESDGSFLQYHPALAVVTNIEADHLENYDGNFERLKEAYVQFLNQVKPDGKAVVCGDDAIVRELLPKVNRNVVTYGIEQACDYTASNIVLGDRRVSFTMNHAGKSLGTIELSVPGMHNVYNAMATVIVCLEAEIPFEQIAGAISQFHGAKRRFQVLGEARDILIIDDYAHHPTEIQATIVAAKATGKRIIAVFQPQRYTRTFFLLDAFSRAFGDADEVIITDIYSPAGEKQIEGIHSSKLVELIKENSNPAARYIPTKQEVIEDLENRLKPGDMVLTMGAGDIWKVGDTLAKRIR